The bacterium genomic sequence CCACTTCGAAGGCGGAACCGGTCGACAAGAAGAAGTCCAGGTACTCGAAGCCCGTACTCAGCAGAGTAAACAGAACAGCCGCAACCGAGATCACGGTCCAGTGGGCCATGAAGCGAAACTCGTGCGACACGAGGCGGTTGCCGAGCGCCCAGAGCCCCGCCCACACGAGCAACAGGCACAGGGCCACGGCCAGGCTACTCAGCAGGTGAGACGCCTCGACCTGCCCATAGAGCTCGAAAAAGTCGGCGGCAAAGAGCGTAACCAGGGCAGTGGCGATCGCTGCCACCTTGGCCCAGGTGCCGGCGAAGAGCTTGGCTACGCCGCCGTCGTCGTGCCCGGCCGCCGGAGCCACCGGTTGTCTGGGAGTGCAAAAGCGCAGCCGGGTGTGGCCGATACGAACCTCGGTTCCCGCCTCGAGCTTCAAGCTCCTGACGCGTCGTCGAGGGCCGTCGGCGAAGACGCCGTTGCGGCTGTCTCGATCCTCGAGTCTCAGCCCGTCCTCGGTCTGCCGGACGATCAAGTGCTCTGGATCCGCCAGACGGTCGTCCACGATCACGTCGTTGCTGTAGGCCCGGCCGATCGTGAGCGGGAAACGACTGATTCGCTCCCGGCGACGCACGCGTCCCCGGCGATCCAGCACCTCGACAAAGATCACGGGTTCCATCGAATCGCCCCCAGGTAGCTCTCTGCCAATTCGCGT encodes the following:
- a CDS encoding FHA domain-containing protein encodes the protein MEPVIFVEVLDRRGRVRRRERISRFPLTIGRAYSNDVIVDDRLADPEHLIVRQTEDGLRLEDRDSRNGVFADGPRRRVRSLKLEAGTEVRIGHTRLRFCTPRQPVAPAAGHDDGGVAKLFAGTWAKVAAIATALVTLFAADFFELYGQVEASHLLSSLAVALCLLLVWAGLWALGNRLVSHEFRFMAHWTVISVAAVLFTLLSTGFEYLDFFLSTGSAFEVAEWIAAALVSVGLIYAHLSVASTMAPARRATAAALTVAVVFGFVGVMEFAGGDDFSPNPQLASELKPVGARWLATRSPAEFFATVGSLKDELERLAEEEEKEEPPESAP